A portion of the Hoylesella buccalis ATCC 35310 genome contains these proteins:
- a CDS encoding IS4 family transposase, giving the protein MNKGRYVFSQLCDFLPTDHFKWLIKKYEGNKYVKSFTCWNHLMVLLFGQLSNREGLRDLIVTITPFKSAFHHLGFGKNVSRSNLSKANEIREVKIFQEFADKMVSIAREKRGVVKDFFISNNVYAFDSSTISLCLSVYWWTKLHHGKGGVKLHELYDVKTDIPTFSVITDASVHDSQVMELIPYEKESFYIFDRAYMATRKLYIIEGAEAYFVVREKHKMPFEVIEDKEYNNPSSGIMADQIIRFKGYKTKKQYPNKLRRVVFYDYDGNRTFVFYTNNFEITAEQVAMLYKYRWRVELFFKWLKQHLRIKEFYGTSENAVKIQIYAAIIAYCLVVIVQECMGLKLQTYDVLRILSTALLTKMPLCDLLIEQKEEEFTEGKNLQLCLNFDG; this is encoded by the coding sequence ATGAACAAAGGTCGATACGTATTTTCACAGCTGTGCGACTTTCTGCCGACAGACCATTTCAAATGGTTGATAAAAAAGTATGAAGGTAATAAATATGTGAAGAGTTTCACTTGTTGGAATCATCTGATGGTTCTTCTATTTGGTCAGTTGTCTAATCGTGAGGGATTACGAGACCTTATTGTAACCATCACTCCGTTCAAGTCAGCGTTCCACCATCTTGGTTTTGGAAAGAATGTCAGTAGAAGCAATTTGAGCAAGGCCAATGAAATACGCGAAGTCAAGATATTCCAAGAGTTTGCAGACAAGATGGTTTCCATAGCAAGAGAGAAACGAGGAGTCGTCAAGGACTTCTTCATATCGAACAATGTCTATGCGTTTGACTCCTCAACAATATCATTGTGCCTTTCTGTATACTGGTGGACTAAACTGCATCATGGGAAAGGAGGAGTGAAATTGCATGAACTGTATGACGTGAAGACAGACATTCCGACATTTTCTGTCATTACAGACGCTTCAGTTCACGATTCTCAAGTGATGGAGCTAATTCCCTATGAGAAAGAGAGTTTCTATATATTTGACAGAGCGTATATGGCAACTAGGAAACTTTATATAATAGAAGGAGCAGAAGCTTACTTTGTCGTGAGAGAGAAGCATAAAATGCCGTTTGAGGTCATAGAGGATAAAGAATACAACAACCCTTCATCTGGAATTATGGCTGACCAAATTATACGTTTCAAGGGATACAAGACTAAGAAGCAATATCCAAATAAACTTCGACGAGTGGTATTCTATGACTATGATGGTAATAGGACATTTGTATTTTACACGAACAATTTTGAAATTACAGCGGAACAGGTTGCTATGCTTTACAAATACAGATGGAGAGTAGAACTGTTCTTCAAATGGCTGAAGCAACATCTGCGCATCAAAGAGTTTTATGGAACCTCGGAGAATGCTGTAAAAATACAAATCTATGCAGCTATCATTGCATATTGTCTTGTCGTTATCGTACAAGAATGTATGGGGCTAAAGCTTCAAACCTATGATGTTCTAAGAATTTTAAGCACGGCATTGTTGACAAAAATGCCATTGTGTGACTTGCTCATTGAACAGAAAGAGGAAGAATTTACTGAAGGAAAAAACCTGCAGCTCTGCCTCAATTTTGATGGGTAA
- a CDS encoding acyltransferase family protein, with protein sequence MNINIFAQDNIGKKSTLQGARFLFVLLIFLSHCSSPYITSPFDFGGECGVSFFFILSGFVLSLGYGPRVSRGEFRTRQFFWRHFMKL encoded by the coding sequence ATGAATATCAATATATTTGCACAAGATAATATAGGGAAGAAAAGTACTCTACAGGGAGCACGCTTTCTGTTTGTATTATTAATATTCTTAAGTCATTGCTCTTCGCCATACATTACATCACCATTCGATTTTGGTGGAGAATGTGGTGTTTCGTTCTTCTTTATTCTGAGCGGTTTTGTGTTGTCTTTGGGGTATGGTCCACGAGTAAGCCGTGGAGAATTTAGAACAAGGCAATTCTTTTGGCGACATTTTATGAAACTTTAG
- a CDS encoding ISL3 family transposase, which yields MNSSFLYHAWGLYSLECTREEYKGNTIILHVQNKKRLSVCPKCGKLHLVKNGYRIRDFLGLPIGGKKIVIRMKVQRYKCNDCDYDQQEKIRFATGSSSYTHRFAKYVVDLLRSMTLKDVAARLEVSWDTVKEIHSHYLESHYSPPSLDGVKCIGIDEFAVKKGHIYKTIVVDLISGRILYVGEGKGIEALADFWKKVRRKNVSIKYVATDLSAAFIGSVLENCPDAIHVFDHFHVVKLMNDKLDDIRRIQYNMEKDINKRKVLKGTRYLLLCNGADIYDAKYKTRLENALAMNEPLSKAYYLKEQLREIWLQVRKEEAEKVLTEWVEQAKESHIPQLQKMAMTILAYKRGILAWYDCHISTGKVEGINNKIKVMKRNAYGFRDERYFKLRLYALHDCRITRKVG from the coding sequence ATGAACAGCAGTTTTCTATATCACGCATGGGGACTATATAGTCTCGAATGTACAAGGGAGGAATACAAAGGTAATACAATTATTCTTCACGTACAAAACAAGAAACGTTTAAGCGTCTGCCCAAAATGTGGCAAACTTCATTTGGTGAAAAATGGCTACCGCATAAGAGACTTTCTCGGTCTTCCGATCGGTGGCAAGAAAATAGTTATCCGCATGAAAGTCCAACGCTACAAATGCAACGACTGTGATTACGACCAACAGGAAAAGATACGATTTGCAACGGGCAGCAGTTCCTACACTCACCGCTTTGCAAAATATGTCGTAGACTTGTTGCGTTCCATGACCCTAAAAGATGTGGCGGCACGGCTTGAGGTAAGTTGGGATACAGTAAAGGAGATACATTCCCATTATCTTGAAAGCCATTATTCCCCTCCGTCGCTTGATGGTGTTAAGTGTATAGGTATAGATGAGTTTGCCGTCAAGAAAGGACACATATACAAAACAATCGTTGTAGACCTTATTAGCGGGCGCATACTCTATGTCGGTGAGGGTAAGGGAATAGAAGCTTTGGCTGACTTTTGGAAGAAGGTGAGGCGCAAGAATGTATCTATCAAATATGTTGCCACGGATTTGTCAGCGGCTTTTATTGGCTCCGTACTTGAAAATTGTCCAGATGCGATACACGTTTTTGACCATTTTCATGTCGTAAAGCTGATGAATGACAAACTTGATGATATACGGCGAATACAATATAACATGGAGAAGGATATTAACAAACGTAAGGTACTCAAGGGAACCAGATATCTGTTGCTTTGTAATGGAGCAGATATCTATGATGCGAAATATAAGACGAGATTGGAAAATGCCTTGGCAATGAATGAGCCTCTATCAAAGGCGTATTATCTGAAAGAACAGTTGAGGGAGATATGGTTGCAAGTGCGTAAAGAGGAGGCTGAAAAAGTTTTAACGGAGTGGGTGGAGCAAGCAAAAGAGAGTCATATTCCACAACTGCAAAAGATGGCAATGACTATACTGGCTTACAAAAGAGGTATACTTGCATGGTATGACTGCCATATCTCAACAGGTAAAGTGGAGGGTATTAACAATAAGATAAAAGTGATGAAACGCAATGCATACGGATTTAGGGATGAACGATATTTTAAACTAAGGCTATATGCACTACATGACTGTCGTATCACTCGAAAAGTCGGATGA
- a CDS encoding nuclease-related domain-containing protein codes for MPFAPFIFLICLVAGIAYLIYVKRKEREFIEQVTPITRGEWSERRVILKLLKAGINPKAIFHDLYIQKPNGTYTQVDVTVATKVGLIVFEVKDYSGWIFGNEHQKYWTQLLAYGKEKHRFYNPVMQNAGHIQAIRQCLPQNPGIPIYSVIVFFGISEFKDITCNAENTFIVYPRSIRQVVSDIMMQPNANFGNKYEIMNLFTKGVQNGNDSMIVSSQINSAAYYGRKTPQSTYTTSFNSLFRFRDFSHRRKFW; via the coding sequence ATGCCATTCGCACCATTCATATTTCTTATTTGCTTGGTGGCAGGTATTGCTTACCTTATCTATGTCAAGCGGAAAGAGCGTGAATTCATTGAGCAGGTTACGCCCATTACTCGTGGCGAATGGTCGGAGCGCAGAGTAATATTGAAACTTCTGAAAGCGGGTATCAACCCCAAAGCCATATTTCACGACTTATACATTCAGAAGCCGAACGGCACTTATACACAAGTCGATGTAACCGTTGCAACCAAGGTAGGCTTAATCGTTTTTGAGGTAAAGGATTACAGCGGTTGGATTTTCGGCAACGAACACCAAAAGTATTGGACGCAATTACTGGCATACGGCAAAGAAAAGCACCGCTTTTACAACCCCGTAATGCAAAATGCCGGACACATTCAAGCTATCAGACAATGTTTGCCGCAAAATCCGGGCATACCGATTTATTCCGTTATCGTATTCTTCGGAATCAGCGAGTTTAAGGATATTACTTGTAATGCAGAAAACACCTTTATAGTATATCCTCGCTCTATCCGACAGGTCGTATCGGATATTATGATGCAGCCCAACGCCAATTTCGGGAATAAGTACGAGATTATGAACTTATTCACCAAAGGAGTACAAAACGGAAATGATTCGATGATTGTTTCTTCACAAATCAATTCTGCTGCATATTATGGTCGCAAAACGCCACAGTCCACTTATACCACATCTTTCAACTCATTATTCCGTTTTCGTGATTTTTCACACAGAAGAAAATTTTGGTAA